A genomic region of Aphis gossypii isolate Hap1 unplaced genomic scaffold, ASM2018417v2 Contig00458, whole genome shotgun sequence contains the following coding sequences:
- the LOC126554261 gene encoding uncharacterized protein LOC126554261, translating to MTIRVKSINNICIATHVNDYNFTSQLQLHAAEHIAQRWLDELEKDEGYEKPFSPPSFYTIFNEEILSDISPPSQTSCTDENDGPYGPQYNTYTDENDGPYGPQYNTYTDENDGPYGPQYNTTNSLPKRRHTV from the exons ATGACAATTCGCGTGAAAAGCATTAACAACATTTGCATTGCAACACATGTAAATGACTACAATTTCACAAGTCAGCTTCAATTACATGCAGCTGAACATATCGCACAAAGATGGTTGGACGAATTAGAAAAAGATgag ggatACGAGAAACCTTTTTCACCGCCATCattttacactatatttaatgag gAAATTCTTTCTGATATCTCCCCTCCATCACAGACAAGCTGTACAGACGAAAACGATGGACCATACGGCCCGCaatacaatacttatacaGACGAAAACGATGGACCATACGGACCGCaatacaatacttatacaGACGAAAACGATGGACCATACGGACCGCAATACAATACTACCAACTCACTACCCAAAAGACGACACACTGTTTAA
- the LOC126554267 gene encoding uncharacterized protein LOC126554267 codes for MPIIRVNDKEKLKLLKVIDSRKTLSCAFRTWDLCEYPVLPRNTSHSWTIKSSSLLEKPRFILFGLQTDRKKNIENDAGRFDHCQLKNLKVHLNSEVFPYEDFRADFKNNTISLLYKAYTDFQKSYYERDYSEPLLSKNVFQTYVPIVVVDLSHQNDNVKASTIDLRVEFETDTVIPEKTAAYCLILHDQIITYNPFSGDVRKL; via the coding sequence ATGCCTATAATCAGAGTtaatgataaagaaaaattaaaactgttgaaAGTGATAGATTCACGTAAAACGTTATCATGTGCGTTCAGAACCTGGGATCTATGTGAATATCCTGTACTACCTAGAAATACTTCACATTCATGGACGATAAAGTCTAGCAGCTTGCTTGAAAAACctagatttattttgtttggattACAaacagatagaaaaaaaaatatagaaaacgaCGCTGGGCGCTTTGACCACTGCCaactaaaaaatcttaagGTACACTTAAATTCTGAAGTGTTTCCATATGAAGACTTTCGtgctgattttaaaaataataccatcaGCTTACTGTATAAAGCCTATACAGACTTTCAAAAATCGTATTACGAGAGAGATTATTCTGAACcattgttatcaaaaaatgtttttcaaacatatgTTCCAATCGTCGTTGTCGATTTATCGCATCAGAATGATAACGTAAAAGCATCGACCATAGACCTACGAGTAGAATTTGAAACGGATACGGTTATTCCTGAGAAAACTGCagcttattgtttaattttacatgatcagattataacttataacccgTTTAGCGGTGATGTTAgaaaactgtaa
- the LOC126554268 gene encoding uncharacterized protein LOC126554268 codes for MDDTYLDVTAGYVDDCKITQMQYHSFTPYSNTSFSYNDEIRINIQNMESYTLPCESYIYIEGKLRKPLDSEGDVRFSNNGLAFLFSEMRYEINGIEIQKLKSPGVSSCLKAYCSYTPSDLNTLDNCAWDSGLDGEDNKNFMSNDVFTGCIPLKHLFGFCEDYKKILLNCNQQLILNRSSTDLDALRMTQIVTPENVEKNKKLRLN; via the coding sequence ATGGATGACACATATTTAGATGTAACGGCCGGTTATGTCGACGATTGTAAAATAACTCAAATGCAATATCATTCGTTCACGCCGTATTCAAACACGTCTTTTTCATACAATGatgaaattagaataaatattcaaaatatggaaTCTTACACTCTACCGTGTgaaagttatatttacattgaagGAAAGCTAAGAAAACCTTTAGATTCTGAAGGAGACGTACGTTTTTCGAATAATGGTTTGGCATTTTTATTCTCCGAAATGCGATATGAAATAAATGgaatagaaatacaaaaattgaaatcacCCGGAGTGTCGTCTTGCCTGAAAGCATACTGTTCATATACACCAAGTGACTTGAATACGTTAGACAATTGTGCTTGGGACTCGGGCTTGGACGgcgaagataataaaaattttatgagcaATGATGTATTTACCGGTTGTATACctctaaaacatttattcgGATTTTgcgaagattataaaaaaatattactaaattgcAATCAACAACTGATTTTAAATCGCTCGTCTACCGATTTAGACGCATTACGTATGACGCAAATCGTAACCCCCGAaaacgttgaaaaaaataaaaaattacgattGAATTGA
- the LOC126554254 gene encoding uncharacterized protein LOC126554254, whose protein sequence is MLKYTRVKLELLTEYDMLLMIEKGIRGGLTQASMRYAKANNEKTPDYDPTKSKSWLIYQDCNNLYGWAMSQHMPYGGFKWVEPKLEGLNDLNDTSPIGRIYEVDITYPKELHDKHNDLPFLPQNGIPAGSKVKKLMATLQSKKNYIIHYRNLQQAIANGLIVEKVHRVVQFNQSPWLAPYIALNTEMRKKAANDFEKDFFKLLNNAVFGKTMESMRKRIKMELVSSDRRLQKLINQSTFKHCTTYNETLNAVALENKIIDFCKPIYIGFAVLEISKYLMYDYHYNVMQKHYDDKIELMYTDTDSLVYYIQTDDFYNDLLNNPNLLNRMDTANLPRDHPCYIAERKKIPGLFSDETDGRIMREFCALRAKSYAYILEDNEKIKAKGIRGHVVRNHMTFQDHKRCLFGDTSLEVTTSNVSIRSFKHKLKTIKSDKLTYNSFDDKRVILEDKVHTLAHGHYSIEEELEAELDS, encoded by the exons atgttaaaatataccagAGTCAAATTAGAGTTACTCACAGAGTATGATATGCTGTTGATGATTGAAAagg gaatTCGAGGCGGTTTGACACAAGCAAGTATGAGGTATGCTAAAGCTAATAATGAAAAGACCCCAGATTATGATCCAACAAAGTCCAAATCATGGTTAATTTATCAAGatt gtaataatCTATACGGTTGGGCAATGTCACAACACATGCCCTATGGTGGTTTTAAGTGGGTTGAACCTAAACTAGAAGGGCTGAATGATTTGAACGATACATCACCCATCGGACGGATATATGAAGTTGACATTACTTATCCGAAAGAACTCCATGATAAACACAACGACTTACCTTTCCTACCACAAAACGGTATTCCAGCTggttcaaaagttaaaaaactcATGGCAACACTTCAgtcgaaaaaaaactatattattcattaccgAAACCTCCAACAAGCTATAGCCAATGGACTCATAgttgaaaaa gttcaTAGAGTAGTTCAGTTTAATCAATCACCATGGCTGGCTCCATACATAGCACTAAACACAGAGATGCGAAAAAAAGCAGCAAATGACTTTGAGAAAGactttttcaaacttttaaataatgcgGTTTTTGGGAAAACCATGGAGTCTATGcggaaaagaataaaaatggaaCTGGTGTCTAGTGATCGTCGTTTACAAAAACTGATAAATCAGTCAACATTCAAACACTGTACCACATACAATGAAACTCTAAATGCAGTTgcattagaaaacaaaatcattgatttttgtaaacctatttatatag gtTTTGCAGTGCTGGAAATTTCcaagtatttaatgtatgacTATCACTATAACGTAATGCAGAAAcattatgatgataaaattgaGCTCATGTATACAGAtacag attcattgGTGTACTATATTCAAACTGatgatttttacaatgatCTGTTGAACAATCCAAACTTGTTGAATCGAATGGACACTGCAAATCTACCCCGTGACCACCCGTGTTACATTGCTGAGAGAAAGAAGATTCCTGGGTTATTTTCTGATGAAACCGATGGACGTATTATGAGAGAGTTTTGTGCTCTCCGTGCAAAGTCCTACGCTTACATTTTAGAAGATAATGAGAAAATCAAAGCAAAAGGAATCCGTGGACATGTTGTTAGAAACCATATGACCTTTCAAGATCATAAACGGTGTTTGTTTGGTGATACCAGTTTGGAAGTAACAACGTCAAACGTCTCTATCCGTTCATTCAAACACAAATTAAAGACCATCAAATCcgataaattaacttataacagTTTTGATGATAAAAGGGTTATACTTGAAGACAAAGTACACACCCTAGCTCATGGACACTATTCTATAGA ggAGGAACTCGAAGCAGAACTAGAtagttag
- the LOC126554269 gene encoding uncharacterized protein LOC126554269 → MLSDDDICMLAMDAYEMLDANTDSYTTTDNGKRTSSANTTSAIKAKKARLLLVQSPGFIEISSSANRKVVWYYAKNIENIQNYIEFFNSIKSELVELLKSQASKHPIKFNLKLEATYNIPNVDNTSENRSFKTSARPIFAETGVREIVEEGIIKLMAEQDEYSSKGSGYTLQCIDGILLGVYQYTPMSASSYIPLPDFIERKKAVINPQNSDQQCFKWAILAKHVTGSNKQRIENYTTHEEKYNFSGITFPTKYIRLTFSKKIILM, encoded by the exons ATGTTATCTGATGACGATATTTGTATGCTTGCAATGGACGCATATGAAATGCTAGACGCTAAtacag attcttACACTACAACCGATAACGGAAAACGTACTTCTTCCGCAAACACTACGTCTGCTATCAAAGCTAAAAAAGCACGTTTACTTCTTGTACAGTCTCCCGGCTTTATCGAAATTTCGTCTTCTGCAAATAGAAAAGTCGTATGGTATTACgcaaaaaatatcgaaaatattcaaaactatattgaattttttaattcgattaAATCTGAATTAGTCGAGTTACTAAAATCACAAGCGTCTAAACATCCgatcaagtttaatttaaagctgGAAGCTACATACAATATTCCAAATGTTGATAATACATCAGAGAACCGTTCATTTAAGACCTCAGCTAGACCGATTTTTGCCGAAACTGGTGTACGGGAAATTGTTGAAGAaggcattataaaattaatggctGAACAAGACGAATATTCTAGCAAAGGAAGTGGTTATACGCTACAGTGTATTGACGGAATATTATTAGGTGTTTATCAATATACGCCTATGAGCGCATCGTCTTATATTCCGTTACCTGATTtcattgaaagaaaaaaagctGTAATCAACCCGCAAAACTCAGACCAACAGTGCTTCAAGTGGGCTATATTAGCAAAACACGTAACAGGTTCAAATAAACAacgtatagaaaattatacaacgcacgaagaaaaatataatttttccggTATCACGTTCCCGACAAAATACATCAGGTtaacattttcgaaaaaaataatcctaaTGTAA
- the LOC126554270 gene encoding uncharacterized protein LOC126554270, which produces MGRPSKRTQNKKEAIKISPENIVLHLQELEKDKLRKQLSRASDDIVATNQRKLLNSKSTIKRLKDPVLKKANQVASRKSMLKRLQDPDFKKANQIASRKSMLKRLQDPDVKKANQIASRKSMLKRLQDPDVKKANQIASRKSMLKRLQDPDVKNANQIASRKSMLKRLQDPDVKKANQIASRKSMLKRLQDPVIKNANKVASMKNRLKRMENPVFKKTYQIQNVSTRVAI; this is translated from the coding sequence atgggACGTCCGAGTAAacgtacacaaaataaaaaagaagcaataaaaatatcacccGAAAACATTGTTCTTCATTTGCAAGAACTTGAAAAGGATAAATTGAGAAAACAATTAAGCCGTGCGTCTGATGATATTGTTGCtacaaatcaaagaaaattgttaaattcaaaaagtacaataaaacgATTGAAAGACCCAGTTTTAAAGAAAGCTAATCAGGTCGCCAGTCGTAAGAGCATGTTGAAACGACTGCAAGATCCCGATTTTAAAAAAGCTAACCAGATCGCCAGTCGTAAGAGCATGTTGAAACGACTGCAAGATCCGGATGTTAAAAAAGCAAACCAGATCGCCAGTCGTAAGAGCATGTTGAAACGACTGCAAGATCCGGATGTTAAAAAAGCCAACCAGATCGCCAGTCGTAAGAGCATGTTGAAACGACTGCAAGATCCGGATGTTAAAAATGCCAACCAGATCGCCAGTCGTAAGAGCATGTTGAAACGATTGCAAGATCCGGATGTTAAAAAAGCCAACCAGATCGCCAGTCGTAAGAGCATGTTGAAACGATTGCAAGAtccagttataaaaaatgcaaacaaGGTTGCCAGTATGAAGAACAGATTGAAACGAATGGAAAatccagttttcaaaaaaacatatcaaattcaaaatgtatctaCCCGAGTAGCAATTTGA